The proteins below are encoded in one region of Catenulispora sp. GP43:
- a CDS encoding NADH-quinone oxidoreductase subunit D, which produces MTVIDETGESVNDAEGRAFTVSGGDWDEILSGLQESPEERIVVNMGPQHPSTHGVLRLILEIDGETVTEARCGIGYLHTGIEKNTEFRTWVQGTTFVTRMDYLTPLFNETAYCLAVEKALDIEDQIPERASVIRVLMMELNRISSHLVCLATGGMEMGALTMMTAGFREREETLDLFEFITGLRMNHAYIRPGGVVQDLPPGAVDKIGSYVKLMRKRFPDYAKLCNENPIFKGRTEGVGHLDLAGCMALGITGPTLRATGLPHDLRKSEPYCGYETYDFEVATWDTSDSYGRYRVRLAEMYESLNIVEQCLDRIQRTQGQPVMVADRKIAWPAQLALGSDGMGNSLDHIRHIMGDSMEALIHHFKLVTEGFHVPAGQTYAAVESAKGELGVHVVSDGGTRPYRVHFRDPSFTNLQATAAMCEGGQLADVIVAIASLDPVMGGVDR; this is translated from the coding sequence ATGACAGTCATCGACGAGACCGGGGAATCGGTCAACGACGCCGAGGGCCGCGCCTTCACGGTATCCGGCGGCGACTGGGACGAGATCCTGTCCGGTCTGCAGGAGAGCCCGGAAGAGCGCATCGTCGTCAACATGGGGCCGCAGCACCCCTCCACGCACGGCGTGCTCCGCCTGATCCTGGAGATCGACGGCGAGACCGTGACCGAGGCCCGCTGCGGCATCGGCTACCTGCACACCGGCATCGAGAAGAACACCGAGTTCCGCACCTGGGTGCAGGGCACGACCTTCGTGACCCGCATGGACTACCTGACGCCGCTGTTCAACGAGACGGCGTACTGCCTGGCGGTCGAGAAGGCCCTGGACATCGAGGACCAGATCCCCGAGCGGGCCAGTGTCATCCGGGTCCTGATGATGGAGCTCAACCGGATCTCCAGCCACCTGGTGTGCCTGGCCACCGGCGGCATGGAGATGGGCGCGCTGACGATGATGACCGCGGGCTTCCGCGAGCGCGAGGAGACGCTGGACCTCTTCGAGTTCATCACCGGGCTGCGCATGAACCACGCGTACATCCGCCCCGGCGGCGTCGTGCAGGACCTGCCGCCCGGCGCGGTGGACAAGATCGGCAGCTACGTCAAGCTGATGCGCAAGCGCTTCCCGGACTACGCGAAGCTGTGCAACGAGAACCCGATCTTCAAGGGCCGCACCGAGGGCGTGGGCCACCTGGACCTGGCCGGCTGCATGGCGCTGGGCATCACCGGCCCGACGCTGCGCGCCACCGGCCTGCCGCACGACCTGCGCAAGTCCGAGCCCTACTGCGGCTACGAGACCTACGACTTCGAAGTGGCCACCTGGGACACCAGCGACTCCTACGGCCGCTACCGGGTCCGCCTGGCCGAGATGTACGAGTCGCTGAACATCGTCGAGCAGTGCCTGGACCGCATCCAGCGCACCCAGGGCCAGCCGGTCATGGTCGCCGACCGGAAGATCGCCTGGCCGGCGCAGCTGGCGCTGGGCAGCGACGGGATGGGCAACAGCCTGGACCACATCCGGCACATCATGGGCGACTCCATGGAGGCCCTGATCCACCACTTCAAGCTGGTGACCGAGGGCTTCCACGTCCCGGCCGGCCAGACCTACGCGGCGGTGGAGTCAGCGAAGGGCGAGCTGGGCGTGCACGTCGTCTCCGACGGCGGCACCCGGCCCTACCGGGTCCACTTCCGCGACCCTTCCTTCACGAACCTGCAGGCGACCGCGGCGATGTGCGAGGGCGGCCAGCTGGCCGACGTCATCGTCGCCATCGCCTCCCTGGACCCGGTCATGGGTGGAGTGGACCGTTGA
- a CDS encoding NADH-quinone oxidoreductase subunit C — protein sequence MTENVPAVPEQGADKPGGELIATRKGMFGVRNGGDTSGYGGLVRRIELPGASERPFGGYFDVVADELEGALEEQGLPLEAISAYVVYRGQLTIHVPREHLVRVAKTLRDDPALRFEMCLGVTGIHFPEESGRELHSVVPLLSITHNRRIRLETTAPDVDPHIPSLYEVYPTVDWHERESYDMFGIIYDGHPGLTRILMPDDWLGHPQRKDYPLGGIPVEFKGAQIPAPDQRRAYS from the coding sequence GTGACCGAAAACGTACCCGCGGTCCCGGAACAGGGTGCTGACAAGCCGGGTGGCGAGCTGATCGCCACCCGTAAAGGCATGTTCGGGGTCCGCAACGGCGGCGACACCTCCGGCTACGGCGGCCTGGTCCGCCGGATCGAGCTGCCCGGCGCCAGCGAGCGCCCCTTCGGCGGCTACTTCGACGTCGTCGCCGACGAGCTCGAAGGCGCGCTGGAGGAGCAGGGCCTGCCCCTGGAGGCCATCAGTGCTTACGTCGTGTACCGCGGCCAGCTGACCATCCACGTGCCGCGCGAGCACCTCGTCCGGGTCGCCAAGACCCTGCGCGACGACCCCGCGCTGCGCTTCGAGATGTGTCTGGGCGTCACCGGCATCCACTTCCCCGAGGAGTCCGGCCGCGAGCTGCACAGCGTGGTTCCGCTGCTGAGCATCACGCACAACCGCCGGATCCGCCTGGAGACCACCGCTCCGGACGTCGACCCGCACATCCCCTCGCTCTACGAGGTCTACCCGACGGTCGACTGGCACGAGCGCGAGAGCTACGACATGTTCGGCATCATCTATGACGGCCACCCCGGCCTGACCAGGATCCTGATGCCGGACGACTGGCTGGGGCACCCCCAGCGCAAGGACTACCCGCTCGGCGGCATCCCCGTCGAGTTCAAGGGCGCGCAGATCCCGGCTCCGGACCAGCGGAGGGCCTACTCATGA
- a CDS encoding NADH-quinone oxidoreductase subunit B family protein has product MGLEEKLPAGFLLTTVEGLAGYMRKSSVWPATFGLACCAIEMMATGAGRYDLARFGMERFSATPRQADLMIVAGRVSQKMAPVLRQVYDQMANPKWVIAMGVCASSGGMFNNYAIVQGVDHIVPVDIYLPGCPPRPEMLLDAILKLHEQIQSMPLGVNRKKAAEEAEKAAMNAKPTILMEGLLR; this is encoded by the coding sequence ATGGGCCTGGAAGAGAAACTGCCCGCAGGATTCCTCCTCACGACGGTGGAGGGTCTGGCGGGCTACATGCGCAAGTCGTCGGTCTGGCCGGCGACGTTCGGCCTGGCCTGCTGCGCCATCGAGATGATGGCCACCGGCGCCGGACGCTATGACCTGGCGCGTTTCGGCATGGAGCGGTTCTCCGCGACGCCGCGGCAGGCGGACCTGATGATCGTGGCGGGCCGGGTGAGCCAGAAGATGGCCCCGGTCCTGCGCCAGGTCTACGACCAGATGGCGAACCCCAAGTGGGTCATCGCGATGGGCGTGTGCGCCTCCAGCGGCGGCATGTTCAACAACTACGCGATCGTGCAGGGCGTGGACCACATCGTGCCGGTCGACATCTACCTGCCGGGCTGCCCGCCCCGCCCGGAGATGCTGCTGGACGCGATCTTGAAGCTCCACGAGCAGATCCAGAGCATGCCGCTGGGCGTGAACCGTAAGAAGGCCGCGGAAGAGGCCGAGAAGGCCGCGATGAACGCCAAGCCGACGATCCTGATGGAAGGGCTCCTTCGGTGA
- a CDS encoding NADH-quinone oxidoreductase subunit A produces MNSYAPILVLGGLAAGFAVFSVVSGMLTGPKRYNRAKLEAYECGIEPTPQPVGGGRFPVKYYLTAMLFIIFDIEIVFLYPWAVRFDSLGWFGLVEMVFFILTVFVAYAYVWRRGGLEWD; encoded by the coding sequence ATGAACAGTTACGCGCCGATTCTGGTGCTCGGCGGCCTGGCCGCCGGGTTCGCCGTGTTCTCGGTGGTGTCGGGGATGCTCACCGGACCGAAGCGGTACAACCGCGCCAAGCTGGAGGCCTACGAGTGCGGCATCGAGCCCACTCCGCAGCCGGTCGGCGGCGGCCGCTTCCCGGTGAAGTACTACCTGACCGCCATGCTCTTCATCATCTTCGACATCGAAATCGTGTTCCTGTACCCGTGGGCGGTGCGGTTCGACTCTCTGGGCTGGTTCGGCCTGGTCGAGATGGTGTTCTTCATCCTCACCGTCTTCGTCGCCTACGCCTACGTGTGGCGTCGCGGCGGATTGGAATGGGACTGA
- a CDS encoding phosphotransferase family protein, translating to MSEPSRNAEAGPDATRPQTSTRDPEALRAALEPWLARRTGGTAVGISDVRTPQTNGMSSETLLFDAHWTSTDGQAHSHRCVARLAPASDAMPIFPEYRMRDQFTVMALVGERTAVPVPRTLWYESDPEILGAEFFVMERVEGLVPPDILPYTFGDNWLAAATDDQRRALQSATVATLAGIHAIPATAEEVTFLGDLGADGDAALRAHVDGWRAYNAWAHGSQPIPILEKTFAWLDAHWPAAVDAPVLSWGDARIGNIMYRDFAPAAVLDWEMAGIAPREVDLGWLAFLHRFFQDLAEFFGLPGLPGFLAFGDVAEEYAALTGYRVRDREFYEVYAALRHGIVMGRVNQRRVRFGEQEAPAEPDGLVNHAATLERMLDGTYWSSSENGG from the coding sequence GTGAGCGAACCGAGCAGGAACGCCGAAGCCGGACCGGACGCCACCCGGCCCCAGACCAGCACCCGCGACCCCGAAGCGCTGCGGGCCGCCCTCGAACCCTGGCTCGCCCGCCGGACCGGCGGCACCGCGGTCGGGATATCCGATGTCCGAACACCCCAGACGAACGGGATGTCCTCGGAGACGTTGTTGTTCGACGCCCACTGGACCTCCACCGACGGACAGGCGCATTCCCACCGGTGCGTCGCGCGTCTGGCACCGGCGTCCGACGCCATGCCCATCTTCCCCGAATACCGGATGCGGGATCAGTTCACTGTCATGGCGTTGGTCGGCGAACGCACGGCGGTCCCGGTGCCGCGCACTCTTTGGTATGAATCCGACCCGGAAATCCTCGGTGCGGAGTTCTTCGTCATGGAACGCGTCGAGGGCCTGGTGCCGCCGGACATCCTGCCGTACACCTTCGGCGACAACTGGCTCGCCGCAGCCACCGACGACCAACGGCGGGCCCTGCAGAGCGCGACCGTCGCCACCCTGGCCGGCATCCACGCCATCCCCGCGACGGCCGAAGAAGTCACCTTTCTGGGTGATCTCGGGGCGGACGGCGACGCCGCGCTGCGCGCCCACGTCGACGGCTGGCGCGCGTACAACGCCTGGGCCCACGGCTCGCAGCCGATCCCGATCCTGGAGAAGACGTTCGCCTGGCTCGACGCGCACTGGCCGGCCGCCGTCGACGCCCCGGTCCTGAGTTGGGGCGACGCCCGCATCGGCAACATCATGTACCGGGACTTCGCCCCGGCCGCGGTCCTGGACTGGGAGATGGCCGGGATAGCACCGCGCGAGGTGGACCTCGGCTGGCTGGCCTTCCTCCACCGCTTCTTCCAGGACCTCGCGGAGTTCTTCGGCCTGCCCGGGCTGCCGGGCTTCCTCGCGTTCGGCGACGTGGCCGAGGAGTACGCCGCTCTCACCGGCTACCGGGTGCGCGACCGGGAGTTCTACGAGGTGTACGCCGCGCTCCGGCACGGGATCGTGATGGGCCGGGTGAACCAGCGGCGCGTCCGGTTCGGGGAGCAGGAGGCTCCGGCCGAACCGGACGGGCTGGTGAACCACGCCGCGACGCTCGAGCGCATGCTCGACGGGACTTACTGGTCCTCGAGCGAGAACGGCGGGTAG
- a CDS encoding DUF4389 domain-containing protein, with protein MSSDQYGPGYGQGGQGGQGYGQSGAGYGQGGPGYGQQPPGYGPPPGGQGGQGGPGYGPPPGGPGGPGYGPGPGGPGYGPGPNPYGGLPPQGAGYPVKVQFQYPEKLSRGLIFVKIFMLIPHFIVLYVLGLCAGIVTFIAWWAILFTGRYPQGLWNFVTGVIRWQTRVSSYMYLTHDAYPPFSLEDQ; from the coding sequence ATGTCTTCAGACCAGTACGGGCCCGGCTATGGCCAGGGCGGGCAAGGCGGACAGGGGTACGGACAAAGCGGGGCGGGGTACGGCCAAGGCGGCCCCGGCTATGGGCAGCAGCCCCCCGGCTACGGCCCGCCGCCGGGCGGCCAGGGCGGCCAGGGCGGCCCCGGCTACGGGCCTCCGCCCGGTGGTCCGGGCGGTCCCGGTTACGGCCCGGGCCCCGGCGGTCCCGGCTACGGCCCCGGGCCGAACCCGTACGGCGGCCTGCCGCCGCAGGGCGCGGGCTATCCGGTGAAGGTGCAGTTCCAGTACCCGGAGAAACTCAGCCGCGGGCTCATCTTCGTCAAGATCTTCATGCTCATCCCGCACTTCATCGTGCTCTACGTCCTCGGCCTGTGCGCCGGCATCGTGACCTTCATCGCCTGGTGGGCGATCCTGTTCACCGGCCGCTACCCGCAGGGGCTGTGGAACTTCGTCACAGGCGTCATCCGCTGGCAGACCCGGGTGTCGAGCTACATGTACCTGACGCACGACGCCTACCCGCCGTTCTCGCTCGAGGACCAGTAA